The following are encoded in a window of Kitasatospora fiedleri genomic DNA:
- a CDS encoding bifunctional DNA primase/polymerase — MDIWTYQSVEYVSVAGEAWLASASEYPSSMRALWEARPWAPAVLPCGRVFDVISLPAVFGRRVLDELWTSGPGCGPVATYRGRTLLFVQPGTAARLRTLLAWEEWARDVPPLLCHGPGDAITVPPVQRAIDEPESSSGRWIVAPDTGEPWLPGASVVLWACVRAARGRTREAGDPGSNAR; from the coding sequence GTGGACATCTGGACCTATCAATCGGTGGAGTACGTCAGCGTCGCCGGGGAGGCGTGGCTCGCCTCCGCCAGCGAGTACCCGAGCAGCATGCGCGCGCTGTGGGAGGCCCGCCCGTGGGCGCCCGCGGTCCTGCCGTGCGGCCGGGTCTTCGACGTGATCAGCCTGCCGGCGGTGTTCGGCCGCCGGGTGCTGGACGAGCTGTGGACCTCGGGCCCGGGCTGCGGCCCGGTGGCGACGTACCGGGGCCGGACGCTGCTGTTCGTGCAGCCGGGGACGGCGGCCCGGCTGCGGACCCTGCTGGCCTGGGAGGAGTGGGCCCGGGACGTGCCGCCGCTGCTGTGCCACGGCCCGGGGGACGCGATCACGGTGCCGCCGGTGCAGCGGGCGATCGACGAGCCGGAGTCCTCGTCCGGCCGGTGGATCGTCGCGCCGGACACCGGCGAGCCCTGGCTGCCGGGCGCCTCGGTGGTGCTGTGGGCGTGCGTCCGGGCGGCGCGCGGCCGCACCCGGGAGGCGGGCGACCCGGGGTCGAACGCGCGCTGA
- a CDS encoding FCD domain-containing protein: MLFEHAAVDTLAARGPAALAAAAAELLAACEHRDPHPVEAGRHFHLTLLRAAGNPVLTSLYETLWDRQVRISATATASPAHAERDHAEHLALARALAVPDPALARELVTAHADSLLARVT, from the coding sequence GTGCTGTTCGAGCACGCCGCCGTCGACACCCTGGCGGCCCGCGGCCCCGCCGCGCTGGCGGCCGCCGCCGCGGAGCTGCTGGCCGCCTGCGAGCACCGCGACCCGCACCCCGTCGAGGCCGGCCGGCACTTCCACCTCACCCTGCTGCGCGCCGCCGGGAACCCCGTCCTGACCTCCCTCTACGAGACGCTCTGGGACCGGCAGGTGCGGATCTCCGCCACCGCGACGGCCTCCCCCGCGCACGCGGAGCGGGACCACGCCGAGCACCTGGCGCTGGCCCGCGCCCTGGCCGTCCCCGACCCGGCGCTGGCCCGCGAGCTGGTCACCGCGCACGCCGACTCCCTGCTGGCCCGGGTCACCTGA
- a CDS encoding Na+/H+ antiporter: MGQLTLLFLVLLASVVTMPLARRTRIPQPVLMTLVGLAFALIPQIPNIQINPEFILPLVLPPLIFAVARRSSVRYFKANIRSILLLAVALVVVTTTAVAGVFSWLVPAAPLAAAVALGALVSPPDPVAAVAVAGEVGLPRRLTAVLESEGLFNDVTAIVIYSLAVEAVVDGDLSVGRAAERFLLSAVVAVAVGIGLGWLNAKIAGFLEDPTQQVALNLLVPFAAYTLAEEAHGSGVLAVVVCALYLADRASDADEVSYRLVGNAFWEIVETLITGVAFGLIGLELSTVLQDVRDTWHTMIGDTATVIAVVVVLRLLWLLPAAWLSRRVTHGEEDTPISWRETVVLWWSGMRGVATVALALGIPLTLHNGLDFPARSEIVFIAFSVVLFTLVVQGLTLPYVVKLLRIDDTGDEHERAVRELWWRAAKAGLHRLAELEDEDQLPPEITERLRERQHDRLARLCPEKYEEEEALEAKRRGKQWRQAFAIEQEMIAASRREVLVARGEAGADPEVADRVLRALDLQSARK, from the coding sequence GTGGGCCAGCTGACCCTGCTCTTCCTGGTGCTGCTCGCCTCGGTGGTGACGATGCCGCTGGCGCGCCGGACCAGGATTCCGCAGCCGGTGCTGATGACGCTGGTCGGCCTGGCCTTCGCGCTGATCCCGCAGATCCCCAACATCCAGATCAACCCCGAGTTCATCCTGCCGCTGGTGCTGCCGCCGCTGATCTTCGCGGTCGCCCGGCGCTCCTCGGTGCGGTACTTCAAGGCGAACATCCGCTCGATCCTGCTGCTGGCCGTCGCCCTGGTGGTGGTGACCACCACCGCGGTGGCCGGGGTGTTCAGCTGGCTGGTGCCCGCCGCGCCGCTGGCCGCCGCGGTCGCGCTGGGCGCGCTGGTCTCGCCGCCCGACCCGGTCGCGGCCGTCGCGGTGGCCGGCGAGGTCGGGCTGCCGCGCCGGCTGACGGCGGTGCTGGAGAGCGAGGGCCTGTTCAACGACGTCACCGCGATCGTGATCTACTCGCTGGCCGTCGAGGCCGTGGTCGACGGCGACCTCTCGGTGGGCCGGGCCGCGGAGCGCTTCCTGCTGTCCGCCGTGGTCGCGGTGGCCGTCGGCATCGGGCTCGGCTGGCTGAACGCCAAGATCGCCGGGTTCCTGGAGGACCCGACCCAGCAGGTCGCGCTCAACCTGCTCGTCCCGTTCGCCGCGTACACCCTGGCCGAGGAGGCGCACGGCTCCGGCGTGCTGGCCGTGGTGGTCTGCGCGCTCTACCTCGCCGACCGGGCCTCCGACGCCGACGAGGTCTCCTACCGGCTGGTCGGCAACGCGTTCTGGGAGATCGTCGAGACCCTGATCACCGGCGTCGCGTTCGGCCTGATCGGCCTGGAGCTGTCCACCGTCCTCCAGGACGTCCGGGACACCTGGCACACCATGATCGGCGACACCGCGACCGTCATCGCCGTCGTCGTGGTGCTGCGCCTGCTCTGGCTGCTGCCCGCCGCCTGGCTCTCCCGCCGGGTCACCCACGGCGAGGAGGACACCCCGATCAGCTGGCGGGAGACCGTCGTCCTGTGGTGGTCCGGTATGCGCGGGGTGGCCACCGTCGCCCTCGCCCTCGGCATCCCGCTCACCCTGCACAACGGGCTGGACTTCCCGGCCCGCAGCGAGATCGTCTTCATCGCGTTCAGCGTCGTCCTGTTCACCCTGGTGGTGCAGGGCCTCACCCTGCCGTACGTGGTCAAGCTGCTGCGCATCGACGACACCGGCGACGAGCACGAGCGGGCCGTCCGGGAGCTGTGGTGGCGCGCCGCCAAGGCCGGACTGCACCGGCTCGCCGAGCTGGAGGACGAGGACCAGCTCCCGCCCGAGATCACCGAGCGCCTGCGCGAGCGCCAGCACGACCGCCTCGCCCGGCTCTGCCCGGAGAAGTACGAGGAGGAGGAGGCGCTGGAGGCCAAGCGCCGCGGCAAGCAGTGGCGGCAGGCGTTCGCGATCGAGCAGGAGATGATCGCCGCCTCCCGCCGCGAGGTGCTGGTCGCCCGCGGCGAGGCCGGCGCCGACCCCGAGGTCGCCGACCGGGTGCTGCGCGCGCTCGACCTCCAGTCGGCCCGGAAGTGA
- a CDS encoding LutC/YkgG family protein translates to MTGTARDEILRRIRAAAVPLAPEPPRDYLRHAPGLDPDDRPAVLALFAERLAEYGATVLRAADPGPAVARALADEGARSLVVPDGLPAGWLPAGWDGEVRADRPPLGKAELDATDAVLTACAVAVADSGTLVLDGGPAQGRRAATLLPDLHVCVVRAEQVRSALPGALARLDPARPLTFVSGPSATADIEMIRVKGVHGPRRLVVVLLDRADEADGADGADGADRPDEVD, encoded by the coding sequence ATGACCGGCACCGCCCGGGACGAGATCCTGCGCCGCATCCGCGCCGCCGCAGTCCCGCTCGCCCCCGAACCGCCCCGCGACTACCTCCGGCACGCCCCCGGCCTCGACCCCGACGACCGGCCCGCCGTGCTCGCGCTGTTCGCCGAACGGCTCGCCGAGTACGGCGCCACCGTGCTGCGCGCCGCGGACCCCGGCCCCGCCGTCGCCCGGGCGCTCGCGGACGAGGGCGCCCGCAGCCTCGTCGTCCCGGACGGGCTGCCCGCCGGGTGGCTGCCCGCCGGGTGGGACGGCGAGGTGCGCGCCGACCGGCCGCCGCTCGGGAAGGCCGAACTCGACGCCACCGACGCCGTCCTGACGGCCTGCGCGGTCGCCGTCGCCGACTCCGGCACCCTGGTCCTCGACGGCGGACCCGCCCAGGGGCGCCGCGCCGCCACCCTGCTGCCCGACCTGCACGTGTGCGTGGTCCGGGCCGAACAGGTGCGCTCCGCGCTGCCCGGCGCGCTCGCCCGGCTCGACCCGGCCCGGCCGCTCACCTTCGTCAGCGGGCCGTCCGCCACCGCCGACATCGAGATGATCCGGGTCAAGGGCGTCCACGGGCCCCGCCGGCTGGTGGTCGTCCTGCTGGACCGGGCGGACGAGGCCGACGGGGCCGACGGGGCCGATGGGGCGGACCGGCCGGACGAGGTGGACTAG
- a CDS encoding (Fe-S)-binding protein codes for MPPNAPRSRTALFVTCLNDTLFPGTGRAAVTLLRRLGVEVDFPPGQSCCGQMHFNTGYRRETARLARYFVDTFGGYEEIVVPSASCAGMPAEAYPLAAVGDPGLAREVAELAPRVVELTEYLTDRLGVEDVGAHFPHRVTYHPTCHSLRATRLGDRPYRLLRAVDGIDFVELPAQEECCGFGGTFSVKNPAVSGAMNGDKARHVLETGAPVLAAVDNSCLMNIGGRLTKDGHRVRTLHLVEILARTAQDGPLPGVPVVEAVR; via the coding sequence ATGCCTCCGAACGCCCCCCGCTCCCGGACCGCCCTGTTCGTGACCTGCCTGAACGACACCCTCTTCCCCGGCACCGGCCGCGCCGCCGTCACCCTGCTGCGCCGGCTGGGCGTGGAGGTGGACTTCCCGCCCGGCCAGAGCTGCTGCGGACAGATGCACTTCAACACCGGCTACCGCCGGGAGACCGCCCGGCTCGCCCGGTACTTCGTGGACACCTTCGGCGGCTACGAGGAGATCGTCGTCCCCTCCGCCTCCTGCGCCGGGATGCCCGCCGAGGCGTACCCCCTGGCCGCCGTCGGCGACCCCGGACTGGCCCGGGAGGTGGCCGAACTCGCCCCCAGGGTAGTCGAGTTGACCGAGTACCTGACCGACCGGCTGGGCGTCGAGGACGTCGGCGCGCACTTCCCGCACCGGGTCACCTACCACCCCACCTGCCACAGCCTGCGGGCCACCCGGCTGGGCGACCGGCCCTACCGGCTGCTGCGCGCCGTCGACGGCATCGACTTCGTCGAACTGCCCGCGCAGGAGGAGTGCTGCGGCTTCGGCGGCACCTTCTCGGTGAAGAACCCGGCGGTCTCCGGCGCGATGAACGGCGACAAGGCCCGGCACGTCCTGGAGACCGGGGCACCCGTGCTGGCCGCCGTCGACAACTCCTGCCTGATGAACATCGGCGGCCGGCTCACCAAGGACGGCCACCGGGTGCGCACCCTGCACCTGGTGGAGATCCTGGCCCGCACCGCCCAGGACGGGCCGCTGCCCGGCGTCCCGGTGGTGGAGGCCGTGCGATGA
- a CDS encoding LutB/LldF family L-lactate oxidation iron-sulfur protein — MTRSFLGWPAFPEAAEREVDNRQLRENVRRATHTIRGKRAVLAAERPDWEQLRDSAAAIKDRVLADLERYLLQVEEKVTAAGGTVHWARDAAEANRIVTDLVRATGEREIVKVKSMLTEEIGLDAALEAAGINARETDLAATIVQLGDDLPSHVVVPALHRNRSEIRDIFAREMGRHGRPAPDGLTDDPAELAEAARLHLREKFLGAKVAVSGANFVVAETGTLVVVESEGNGRMCLTLADTLISVVGLEKTVPDWQDLEVFLQLLARNATGERMAPYTSTWTGTTDGDGPRDVHLVLVDNGRTRALADPVGRQALRCIRCGACMNTCPVYERTGGHAYGSVYPGPIGAILNPLLKGLDDAQTASLPYASTLCGACNEVCPVRIRFTDVLLDLRAQVADGGRHPVERAALNTVGAVMARPAVWKAAVKGAGLVGPLLPRRAALPGPLGGWTDNRALPEIPGESFRGWWKRNERAGRDGSGGRDERAGRRDERGGRGGSGGRDERGSRGGPGGRDEPDGRQAARNRGEHA; from the coding sequence ATGACGAGGTCGTTCCTGGGCTGGCCCGCGTTCCCGGAGGCCGCCGAACGCGAGGTCGACAACCGGCAGTTGCGGGAGAACGTCCGCCGCGCCACCCACACCATCCGGGGCAAGCGGGCCGTCCTGGCCGCCGAACGCCCCGACTGGGAGCAACTGCGCGACAGCGCCGCCGCGATCAAGGACCGGGTGCTGGCCGACCTGGAGCGGTACCTGCTCCAGGTCGAGGAGAAGGTCACCGCGGCCGGCGGCACCGTGCACTGGGCCCGCGACGCCGCCGAGGCCAACCGGATCGTCACCGACCTGGTCAGGGCCACCGGCGAGCGCGAGATCGTCAAGGTCAAGTCGATGCTGACCGAGGAGATCGGCCTCGACGCGGCCCTGGAGGCCGCCGGGATCAACGCCCGGGAGACCGACCTCGCCGCCACCATCGTCCAACTCGGCGACGACCTGCCCTCGCACGTGGTCGTCCCCGCGCTGCACCGCAACCGCAGCGAGATCCGCGACATCTTCGCCCGCGAGATGGGCCGGCACGGCCGCCCCGCCCCCGACGGGCTCACCGACGACCCCGCCGAACTCGCCGAAGCCGCCCGGCTGCACCTGCGGGAGAAGTTCCTCGGCGCCAAGGTCGCCGTCTCCGGCGCCAACTTCGTGGTCGCCGAGACCGGCACCCTGGTGGTCGTCGAGTCCGAGGGCAACGGCCGGATGTGCCTCACCCTCGCCGACACCCTGATCTCCGTCGTCGGCCTGGAGAAGACCGTCCCCGACTGGCAGGACCTCGAAGTCTTCCTGCAACTGCTGGCCCGCAACGCCACCGGCGAGCGGATGGCCCCCTACACCAGCACCTGGACCGGCACCACGGACGGCGACGGACCGCGCGACGTCCACCTCGTCCTGGTCGACAACGGCCGCACCCGCGCCCTCGCCGACCCGGTCGGCCGACAGGCCCTGCGCTGCATCCGCTGCGGCGCCTGCATGAACACCTGCCCCGTCTACGAGCGCACCGGCGGCCACGCCTACGGCTCCGTCTACCCCGGGCCGATCGGCGCGATCCTCAACCCGCTGCTCAAGGGCCTCGACGACGCGCAGACCGCCTCCCTGCCGTACGCCTCCACGCTGTGCGGCGCCTGCAACGAGGTCTGTCCGGTGCGGATCCGGTTCACCGACGTGCTGCTCGACCTGCGCGCCCAGGTCGCCGACGGCGGACGGCACCCGGTGGAACGGGCCGCGCTGAACACCGTCGGCGCGGTGATGGCGCGCCCCGCGGTGTGGAAGGCCGCCGTGAAGGGCGCCGGACTGGTCGGACCGCTGCTGCCCCGGCGCGCCGCACTGCCCGGCCCGCTCGGCGGCTGGACCGACAACCGGGCGCTGCCCGAGATCCCGGGGGAGTCCTTCCGCGGCTGGTGGAAGCGGAACGAGCGCGCCGGACGGGACGGGTCCGGCGGACGGGACGAGCGCGCCGGACGACGGGACGAGCGCGGCGGTCGGGGCGGGTCCGGCGGCCGGGACGAGCGTGGTAGTCGGGGCGGACCCGGCGGACGGGACGAACCCGACGGACGGCAGGCCGCACGCAACCGAGGAGAACACGCATGA
- the pgi gene encoding glucose-6-phosphate isomerase has protein sequence MSDTPANGRTPLDRTPQWAALGKHRAELGEQHLRELFAADPDRGTRYTLQVGDLFVDYSKHLVTDRTLDLLRELAAATGVAELRDAMFRGEKINTTEHRAVLHTALRAPRGAVVEVDGENVVPAVHAVLDKMAAFSGRVRSGEWTGHTGKRIRNVVNIGIGGSDLGPAMAYEVLRSYTDRDLTVRFVSNVDGADLHEAVRDLDPAETLFIVASKTFTTIETVTNAVAARDWLLEGLGAGEEAVAKHFVALSTNARGVADFGIDTANMFEFWDWVGGRYSFDSAIGLSLMIAIGAERFGEMLAGFHLVDEHFRTAPAEENVPLLLGLLGVWYGAFFDAQSHAVLPYSHYLSKFTAYLQQLDMESNGKSVDREGNPVSWQTGPVVWGTPGTNGQHAYYQLLHQGTKVIPADFLGFARPVADLQPGLVAQHDLLMANFFAQTQALAFGKTAEEVAAEGVPAELVPHKTFRGNHPTTTILAPELTPHVLGQLIALYEHKVFVQGAVWDIDSFDQWGVELGKVLAKKIEPVLLTGEGTEALDASTAHLVGRYRELRGRE, from the coding sequence ATGTCGGACACCCCCGCCAACGGCCGGACCCCGTTGGACCGCACCCCGCAGTGGGCCGCGCTGGGGAAGCACCGGGCAGAGCTGGGCGAACAGCACCTGCGCGAGCTGTTCGCCGCCGACCCCGACCGCGGCACGCGCTACACCCTGCAGGTCGGCGACCTCTTCGTCGACTACTCGAAGCACCTGGTCACCGACCGCACCCTGGACCTGCTGCGCGAACTGGCCGCCGCCACCGGCGTCGCCGAGCTGCGCGACGCGATGTTCCGCGGCGAGAAGATCAACACCACCGAGCACCGCGCCGTCCTGCACACCGCGCTGCGCGCCCCGCGCGGCGCCGTCGTCGAGGTCGACGGCGAGAACGTGGTGCCCGCCGTGCACGCCGTCCTCGACAAGATGGCGGCCTTCTCCGGCCGGGTGCGCTCCGGCGAGTGGACCGGCCACACCGGCAAGCGCATCCGCAACGTCGTCAACATCGGCATCGGCGGCTCCGACCTCGGCCCCGCGATGGCCTACGAGGTGCTGCGGTCCTACACCGACCGCGACCTGACGGTCCGTTTCGTCTCCAACGTCGACGGCGCCGACCTGCACGAGGCGGTCCGCGACCTGGACCCCGCCGAGACGCTGTTCATCGTCGCCTCCAAGACCTTCACCACCATCGAGACGGTCACCAACGCGGTCGCCGCCCGCGACTGGCTGCTGGAGGGGCTCGGCGCCGGCGAGGAGGCCGTCGCCAAGCACTTCGTGGCGCTCTCCACCAACGCCCGGGGCGTCGCCGACTTCGGCATCGACACCGCCAACATGTTCGAGTTCTGGGACTGGGTGGGCGGCCGCTACTCCTTCGACTCCGCGATCGGCCTCTCGCTGATGATCGCCATCGGCGCGGAGCGGTTCGGCGAGATGCTGGCCGGCTTCCACCTGGTCGACGAGCACTTCCGCACCGCCCCCGCGGAGGAGAACGTCCCGCTGCTGCTGGGCCTGCTCGGCGTCTGGTACGGCGCGTTCTTCGACGCCCAGTCGCACGCCGTGCTCCCGTACTCGCACTACCTGTCGAAGTTCACCGCGTACCTCCAGCAGCTCGACATGGAGTCCAACGGCAAGTCCGTGGACCGCGAGGGCAACCCGGTCTCCTGGCAGACCGGCCCGGTGGTCTGGGGCACCCCCGGCACCAACGGCCAGCACGCGTACTACCAGCTGCTGCACCAGGGCACCAAGGTCATCCCCGCCGACTTCCTCGGCTTCGCCCGGCCGGTCGCCGACCTCCAGCCCGGCCTGGTCGCCCAGCACGACCTGCTGATGGCCAACTTCTTCGCCCAGACCCAGGCGCTGGCCTTCGGCAAGACCGCGGAGGAGGTCGCCGCGGAGGGCGTGCCCGCCGAACTCGTGCCGCACAAGACCTTCCGCGGCAACCACCCGACCACCACCATCCTGGCCCCCGAGCTGACCCCGCACGTCCTCGGCCAGCTGATCGCCCTCTACGAGCACAAGGTGTTCGTCCAGGGCGCGGTGTGGGACATCGACTCCTTCGACCAGTGGGGCGTCGAACTCGGCAAGGTGCTGGCCAAGAAGATCGAGCCCGTGCTGCTCACCGGCGAGGGCACCGAGGCGCTGGACGCCTCCACCGCCCACCTGGTCGGCCGCTACCGCGAGCTGCGCGGCCGGGAGTAG
- a CDS encoding VOC family protein, whose amino-acid sequence MLADAPLLAVIPVTDLERAKRYYRDTLGLTLSREGTGEVAFRSGSTEFGMYETPYGGQAGHTLASWKVADLDAEMAELRGRGVVFEEYDQPGLKTLDGVAEADGMRAAWFKDPDGNVLCVNELPAE is encoded by the coding sequence ATGCTGGCAGACGCGCCCCTGCTCGCGGTGATCCCGGTGACCGACCTCGAACGGGCCAAGCGGTACTACCGCGACACGCTCGGGCTCACCCTGTCCCGGGAGGGCACCGGAGAGGTGGCCTTCCGCAGCGGAAGCACCGAGTTCGGGATGTACGAGACGCCGTACGGCGGACAGGCCGGCCACACCCTGGCCAGCTGGAAGGTCGCCGACCTGGACGCCGAGATGGCCGAACTGCGCGGCCGAGGCGTGGTGTTCGAGGAGTACGACCAGCCCGGGCTGAAGACCCTCGACGGGGTGGCCGAGGCCGACGGGATGCGGGCCGCCTGGTTCAAGGACCCGGACGGCAACGTGCTGTGCGTCAACGAACTGCCCGCGGAGTGA
- a CDS encoding chitinase: MRTPRRKRLLAAGTAWAVAAAGAVALSFGLAGSASAGEFLVNGGFETNALNPWTCTGSTGSVVTGHARTGSYALAGAASASDTAQCVQTVAVAPNTTYTLSAYVNGAYVYLGVNGGASTWTPSTGGGYQKLSVSFTTTATQTSATVFTHGWYGQGTYYADDVSLDGPGAPASPSASASPSKSASPSPSASASPSGSPSASASPSSSPSTSSSPTTPPPPGGHALVGYLHASFANGAGYLKMADVPDSWDIIDLAFGEPDSITGGTIHFNRCPATECPGVESDADFKAAIAAKQAKGKKVLLSIGGQNGEVQLTTTAARDNFVNSVSAIIDKWGLDGLDIDFEGHSLSLNTGDTDFKNPTTPVITNLISAVKTLKAKYGAKFQLTMAPETFFVQLGYQYYGSGPWGGQDPRAGAFLPVIYGLRDDLTLLHVQDYNSGSIMGLDNQYHNMGSADFHIAMTDMLLTGFPVAGNTNNVFPALKPSQVAIGMPANSYAGNGYVAPAVVNQALDCLTKGTSCGSYTPRAGKQPNLRGLMTWSINWDNYNGNEFSKNFHNYFG, translated from the coding sequence ATGCGTACTCCCCGAAGGAAGCGGCTGCTCGCCGCCGGAACCGCCTGGGCGGTGGCCGCCGCCGGCGCCGTCGCGCTCAGCTTCGGCCTGGCCGGGTCGGCATCGGCCGGAGAATTCCTGGTCAACGGCGGTTTCGAGACCAACGCACTGAACCCCTGGACCTGTACCGGCTCGACCGGCTCCGTGGTCACCGGCCACGCCCGCACCGGCAGCTACGCGCTCGCGGGCGCCGCGTCCGCGTCCGACACCGCCCAGTGCGTCCAGACCGTCGCGGTCGCCCCCAACACCACGTACACGCTCAGCGCGTACGTCAACGGCGCCTACGTCTACCTCGGCGTCAACGGCGGTGCCTCGACCTGGACGCCGAGCACCGGCGGCGGCTACCAGAAGCTCTCGGTCAGCTTCACCACCACCGCCACCCAGACCTCCGCCACCGTCTTCACCCACGGCTGGTACGGCCAGGGCACCTACTACGCGGACGACGTCTCGCTGGACGGCCCCGGCGCGCCCGCCTCGCCCTCCGCCAGCGCGAGCCCCTCGAAGTCGGCCTCGCCCTCGCCCTCGGCCTCCGCCTCGCCGTCCGGCAGCCCCTCCGCCTCGGCGTCACCCTCCAGCAGCCCGTCCACCTCCAGCTCGCCGACCACCCCGCCGCCGCCCGGCGGCCACGCCCTGGTCGGCTACCTGCACGCCAGCTTCGCCAACGGCGCCGGCTACCTGAAGATGGCCGACGTCCCCGACAGCTGGGACATCATCGACCTGGCCTTCGGCGAGCCGGACTCCATCACCGGCGGCACCATCCACTTCAACCGCTGCCCGGCCACCGAGTGCCCCGGCGTCGAGTCCGACGCCGACTTCAAGGCGGCCATCGCCGCCAAGCAGGCCAAGGGCAAGAAGGTCCTGCTGTCGATCGGCGGCCAGAACGGCGAGGTGCAGCTCACCACCACCGCCGCCCGCGACAACTTCGTCAACTCGGTCTCCGCGATCATCGACAAGTGGGGCCTGGACGGCCTCGACATCGACTTCGAGGGCCACTCGCTGTCGCTCAACACCGGCGACACCGACTTCAAGAACCCGACCACCCCGGTGATCACCAACCTGATCTCCGCGGTCAAGACGCTCAAGGCCAAGTACGGCGCGAAGTTCCAGCTCACCATGGCGCCGGAGACCTTCTTCGTCCAGCTCGGCTACCAGTACTACGGCTCGGGCCCCTGGGGCGGCCAGGACCCGCGGGCCGGCGCCTTCCTGCCGGTCATCTACGGCCTGCGCGACGACCTCACGCTGCTGCACGTCCAGGACTACAACTCGGGCTCGATCATGGGCCTCGACAACCAGTACCACAACATGGGCAGCGCGGACTTCCACATCGCGATGACCGACATGCTGCTCACCGGCTTCCCGGTGGCCGGCAACACCAACAACGTGTTCCCGGCGCTCAAGCCCTCGCAGGTCGCGATCGGCATGCCCGCCAACAGCTACGCCGGCAACGGCTACGTCGCCCCGGCCGTGGTCAACCAGGCGCTGGACTGCCTCACCAAGGGCACCAGCTGCGGCTCCTACACCCCGCGGGCCGGCAAGCAGCCGAACCTGCGCGGGCTGATGACCTGGTCGATCAACTGGGACAACTACAACGGGAACGAGTTCTCGAAGAACTTCCACAACTACTTCGGCTGA